The Gossypium hirsutum isolate 1008001.06 chromosome D03, Gossypium_hirsutum_v2.1, whole genome shotgun sequence genomic interval TAATtctaatagtattaataattaaatttaaattttaaaatctaaaaaaaattaaataacaaaattataGTATATTTTAACGTTCTTTATATTTGTAAACTGAAGAAATGTAAAACGATATTTATTATAACattaccttttttttctctttatacaACGAACCTAACATCAACTCCCTTTCTCTTACACTCTCTCGTGCTTACCAGCtgctgtttttcttttcttttcttttctttctctttccagCTTGTTGCATTCTCGTGAATCTCTCAGGTTCTTATGGTTTTAGAGATTTTGATTCATAAAGCCCCAACCTTTCGttccttcaaaaaaaaaaggtgttttGTTTTTTTGGCTAAGGTGCTTATGGCTAGTTTAGACGCTCATGTGAATCCAACTCTCTTTTAGAACAAAttacttttcaatttcatttttgtaaGCTAATTAAAGTGAAGAAGAAAACCCTTTCAACAAACTAATTAATGTGAGAGTATACCCTGTGTTgtttattgattttaaaattttcaccaaGAAAACAGATATATTAATTTTCATCAGCTTGATGACATGTACGATTTTTTATTCCCTCAACATacacatattttaatatttttgttggaaaaatctgagaaagtttagattaaaaaatgatttaagGATAAAATGTTTGTATTGCTGTGAAAAAATTGTCTTAGATAAATAGCTTTAAACTCAAAATTTTCGCCCTTCTAAAACATCGCTTTAAACTAACAAGAaggttttaataaataataagaatCTTTTTCAAAGACATTTGAGGCAATATTATAGGTTTTTGTTTCTTCAACATACTATAAATGACGAAAAATTTGCATGAGGGACCCTACTCAACTGCCCAAATGTAATATGCTCAAATAATAATGGTGAAAAAGTGAAtacttgattaaaaaaatatcCTCAAATAAAATGTAATATGCTGCCTCCTGTCTCTTTATGTAGATGAACAGTTAGCTTTAAACCCAAAAGTGAAAAGCCAAAACAAGTCGTCCGTTCCTGAAAAATCTAGCATGTTTTTAAGGCTATAAACTATCCCTTTTCTATGCAAACATATTACTGATAGCCGACATGTGAGTCCACAAGATCCATACATACAATTTTCCCTTGTTAGATACAGAAAAAAAAGGACATTATTGCTATAAATACGATCGTTTCATGCACTTAACCCTCTATATCTTCCAACTTCTTCCCTAGGGTTCTTCATCAATATCAACGCTTTGGGTTATTGTTTCGTAACATGGCACCGCATGGAGAGGCTATTAGCAGGACCAACAACTTCTCCAAGCCACCAAGACTCTCTAACGACAGCCTCCATCGAACCATATCCGATATCTCGTTCCAACTTAGCAAAGAAGTGATTGATAATTACAAAGAAGCATTGTCACCGGTCGACGAGAAAGACCTGCCGCCGATATCAGAAGTCGACGATGCCAAGTGCGAATGTTGCGGGATGAGCGAAGAGTACACTGCGGAGTACATCGAGCGAGTCCGGAACAAGTTTTTAGGGAAATGGATATGCGGATTATGTGGCGAAGCGGTGAAAGAAGAGATGGAGAAGAAAGCCAGCAATGGTGGCAAGTGCAAGATAGAGGAAG includes:
- the LOC107950619 gene encoding uncharacterized protein — encoded protein: MAPHGEAISRTNNFSKPPRLSNDSLHRTISDISFQLSKEVIDNYKEALSPVDEKDLPPISEVDDAKCECCGMSEEYTAEYIERVRNKFLGKWICGLCGEAVKEEMEKKASNGGKCKIEEALNAHMNTCARFNKIGRANPALLTAEAMREILRKGSRSKSISPRDHHHRGAQNKTGIARSSSCIPAITKEMSNLMKPHLQTDDK